The Streptomyces aurantiacus genome includes a region encoding these proteins:
- a CDS encoding DUF402 domain-containing protein, which produces MSVNSADPSGRSGVTEVLDVVLVKAGRTKIRYPAVLLHDDGTHVVVRAAWAGEGVRDFGFVRFEPGDVFTEHYWRDRWYAVKEVRNAEGAVKGWYCDIARPATVSEGEVVCEDLDLDLWRSADGRTVLRLDEDEFAASGLETTDPRAASAARSALDELELVARQGGFESLLT; this is translated from the coding sequence ATGTCCGTCAACTCGGCTGATCCGTCAGGCCGGTCCGGTGTCACAGAGGTCCTGGACGTCGTCCTGGTCAAGGCGGGCCGCACGAAGATCCGCTACCCGGCCGTCCTGCTCCACGACGACGGGACGCACGTCGTCGTCCGCGCCGCCTGGGCGGGCGAAGGCGTCCGCGACTTCGGCTTCGTACGCTTCGAGCCGGGCGACGTCTTCACCGAGCACTACTGGCGCGACCGCTGGTACGCCGTGAAGGAGGTCCGGAACGCCGAGGGCGCGGTGAAGGGCTGGTACTGCGACATCGCCCGCCCGGCCACCGTCTCCGAGGGTGAAGTGGTCTGCGAGGACCTCGACCTGGACCTGTGGCGCTCCGCCGACGGCAGGACCGTACTGCGCCTGGACGAGGACGAGTTCGCGGCGAGCGGCCTGGAGACCACCGACCCGCGGGCCGCGTCCGCGGCCCGGTCCGCCCTGGACGAGCTCGAACTCGTGGCCCGTCAAGGCGGCTTCGAGTCGCTGCTGACCTGA
- a CDS encoding GNAT family N-acetyltransferase, whose protein sequence is MTVIVRDFRAQDAESFSRIRQLALPFMLSTPRSVAYDVTHAHPDAHVRPLVAEEDGEVIGTAQTGIAYDSPQPGQGYLNVYVHPERRGRGAGSLLVRTAEERLAEVSATKLFSWVLDEPANRGFAERRGYRASRSAHFLRLDLVNGSLPPRRPTPADVELRTAADFADDPRPLFELDAETLLDEPSDIAHEFTDFEAWLKETWHHPLLSHELTSVAVVDGRPAAFSAARTDGGTRYGTVMTGTARAHRGRGLAKLAKNDSLHRARAAGFTEAFTGNDSGNEPMLAINKWFGYEICATEVHHVRQLG, encoded by the coding sequence ATGACTGTGATCGTCCGCGACTTCCGCGCCCAGGACGCCGAGAGCTTCTCCCGCATCCGGCAACTGGCACTTCCCTTCATGCTCTCCACCCCGCGGTCCGTCGCCTACGACGTCACGCACGCCCACCCCGACGCCCATGTCCGGCCGCTGGTCGCCGAGGAGGACGGCGAGGTCATCGGCACGGCCCAGACGGGCATCGCGTACGACAGTCCGCAGCCGGGCCAGGGCTATCTGAACGTGTACGTGCATCCGGAGCGCCGGGGCCGTGGCGCGGGCTCCCTGCTCGTGCGGACCGCCGAGGAGCGTCTCGCCGAGGTGTCCGCGACGAAGCTCTTCTCCTGGGTCCTCGACGAGCCCGCGAACCGCGGTTTCGCGGAGCGGCGCGGCTACCGCGCGAGCCGCTCCGCGCACTTCCTCCGTCTCGACCTGGTGAACGGCTCCCTGCCACCGCGTCGGCCCACGCCCGCGGATGTCGAACTGCGCACGGCTGCGGACTTCGCTGACGACCCGCGTCCCCTCTTCGAGCTGGACGCGGAGACGCTCCTGGACGAACCGAGCGACATCGCCCACGAGTTCACGGACTTCGAGGCATGGCTCAAGGAGACCTGGCACCACCCCCTCCTCAGCCATGAACTGACCTCCGTCGCGGTCGTCGACGGCCGCCCCGCCGCGTTCAGCGCCGCTCGCACCGACGGCGGCACCCGCTACGGCACCGTGATGACGGGCACGGCCCGCGCCCACCGCGGACGGGGCCTCGCCAAACTGGCCAAGAACGACTCGCTGCACCGCGCCCGCGCCGCCGGCTTCACGGAGGCGTTCACGGGCAACGACTCGGGCAACGAGCCGATGCTGGCGATCAACAAGTGGTTCGGCTACGAGATCTGCGCCACGGAGGTGCACCATGTCCGTCAACTCGGCTGA
- a CDS encoding GntR family transcriptional regulator, which yields MTLKIDIDDGAGVAPYEQVRAQISGQARAGTLPVGYRLPTVRGLAESLGLAANTVAKAYRALESDGVIETRGRNGTFVAAVGAAAEREAAAAAQVYAGRVHRLGLGQDAALAAVRDALRAAYGEE from the coding sequence GTGACATTGAAGATCGACATCGATGACGGTGCGGGAGTCGCGCCCTACGAGCAGGTACGCGCCCAGATTTCCGGGCAGGCCCGGGCGGGGACCCTGCCGGTGGGGTACAGGCTCCCCACGGTGCGAGGCCTCGCCGAGTCGCTCGGCCTCGCGGCCAACACGGTCGCCAAGGCGTACAGGGCGCTGGAGTCGGACGGAGTGATCGAGACGCGGGGGCGCAACGGCACGTTCGTCGCTGCCGTGGGCGCGGCCGCGGAGCGGGAGGCCGCGGCGGCCGCGCAGGTGTACGCCGGGCGGGTCCACCGCCTCGGCCTCGGCCAGGACGCCGCGCTCGCCGCGGTCCGCGACGCCCTGCGGGCGGCCTACGGGGAGGAATAG
- a CDS encoding DUF5925 domain-containing protein produces the protein MSANPHDALPIRLNVDDSDSPSDVVDALFLGRFATGEQPHSHAANIDRVRSGVSLLPPGARVLRTARDDDRSATLAEGDGWTVLVSRWNRGADVTVTATSEELAEKILGQATDGAADEPEPQPENVTMGFWYVSPRRGPHRTTRQISAGTWEEVRGNYTAPVADAMDGLMKTTPEDIAGRLLLLHGPPGTGKTSALRTLARSWRDWCQVDCVLDPERLFSDVGYLMDIAIGEEDGAGKGRWRLLLLEDCDELIRGEAKHTAGQALSRLLNLTDGLLGQGRNVLVGVTTNEDLERLHPAVVRPGRCLARIEVGPLTRGESEAWLGTEEGLGRDGATLAELYALRRGTTPTSVPGAREGADAGLYL, from the coding sequence ATGTCTGCGAACCCACACGACGCTCTGCCGATCCGGCTCAACGTCGACGACAGCGACTCACCGTCGGACGTCGTCGACGCGCTGTTCCTCGGCCGCTTCGCGACGGGTGAGCAACCGCACTCGCACGCGGCGAACATCGACCGCGTACGGTCCGGAGTCTCTCTTCTCCCGCCGGGCGCCCGCGTGTTGCGGACCGCCCGCGACGACGACCGCAGCGCGACCCTCGCGGAGGGCGACGGCTGGACGGTGCTGGTGTCGCGCTGGAACCGCGGCGCCGACGTGACGGTCACCGCGACCAGCGAGGAGCTCGCGGAGAAGATCCTCGGCCAGGCCACGGACGGCGCGGCCGACGAGCCCGAACCGCAGCCGGAGAACGTGACCATGGGGTTCTGGTACGTGTCGCCGCGCCGCGGTCCGCACCGCACGACCCGGCAGATCTCGGCGGGTACGTGGGAGGAGGTGCGCGGCAACTACACCGCGCCGGTCGCGGACGCGATGGACGGCCTGATGAAGACGACGCCCGAGGACATCGCGGGACGTCTGCTTCTGCTGCACGGTCCGCCGGGCACGGGCAAGACGTCGGCGCTCCGTACGCTGGCGCGCTCGTGGCGGGACTGGTGTCAGGTGGACTGCGTCCTGGACCCGGAGCGCCTGTTCTCCGACGTCGGCTATCTGATGGACATCGCGATCGGCGAGGAGGACGGCGCGGGCAAGGGCCGTTGGCGGCTGCTCCTCCTGGAGGACTGCGACGAGCTGATCCGCGGCGAGGCCAAGCACACGGCCGGGCAGGCCCTCTCGCGCCTGCTCAACCTCACGGACGGACTGCTGGGCCAGGGACGCAACGTCCTGGTGGGCGTCACGACCAACGAGGACCTGGAGCGTCTGCACCCCGCGGTGGTCCGCCCGGGCCGCTGCCTCGCCCGCATCGAGGTCGGCCCGCTCACCCGCGGCGAGTCCGAGGCCTGGCTGGGCACGGAGGAGGGTCTGGGCCGCGACGGCGCGACCCTGGCCGAGCTGTACGCGCTGCGCAGGGGGACGACGCCGACGTCGGTGCCCGGGGCCCGGGAGGGCGCGGACGCGGGACTGTACCTTTGA